A single window of Longimicrobiaceae bacterium DNA harbors:
- a CDS encoding DUF402 domain-containing protein, giving the protein MAADTVRIRYRRLPDREQLFEQALVEDAGEHVVTLLKAAGLPRPVRAAGRVVLEPGAPVVWFTYRGDVWHDVGRFHLADGTFTGCYANVLTPVGMRGSEWETTDLALDVWSGADGAVEVLDRDEFDEAVRNGWLDAGTAARALAEA; this is encoded by the coding sequence ATGGCGGCGGACACGGTCCGCATCCGCTACCGGCGCCTCCCGGACCGGGAGCAGCTCTTCGAGCAGGCGCTGGTGGAGGACGCGGGGGAGCACGTGGTGACGCTCCTGAAGGCGGCGGGGCTCCCCCGCCCCGTCCGGGCCGCCGGGCGCGTGGTCCTGGAGCCGGGCGCCCCGGTGGTCTGGTTCACCTACCGCGGCGACGTCTGGCACGACGTGGGCCGCTTCCACCTCGCGGACGGCACCTTCACCGGGTGCTACGCCAACGTCCTCACCCCCGTGGGCATGCGGGGGAGCGAGTGGGAGACGACCGACCTGGCGCTGGACGTGTGGTCCGGCGCCGACGGCGCGGTGGAGGTCCTGGACCGCGACGAGTTCGACGAGGCGGTGCGGAACGGCTGGCTCGACGCCGGCACCGCGGCGCGCGCCCTGGCCGAGGC